The following nucleotide sequence is from Manis pentadactyla isolate mManPen7 chromosome 13, mManPen7.hap1, whole genome shotgun sequence.
TCCCTCCTCAATGTCAGAGGACCCTGGTGGGTTATCTGAGTCTTCCCTTTCTTCATGGTCTTCCTCGTCCTCACTGGGCTTGCTGTCAGACAGGAGGCTTCTGGTGGACACATCAGAGGGAGGAGTACCTACCCACACAATGTCAGGAAGGGTCGCCTCTCGGCTGCTTGTCTAGTGAGTCTGAGGCTTCCTCTGTCTCCCAGCAGACAGCCACCTCCTTTTTCACTTGTACCCGCATGTAGTAGATTTTCATGCCCCTTTCCTCTTTGTTTAGACACAGAGAGGACACACACGTCTTATAGGACAAAGGGGACAAGAGGGAGATGTGTTGTGAGGGGGGGTCGGTCTCCCCTCGTTCCTGAACCTCAGCTGGGTGTGCTAGAGGCTGGGGACTGCCTCGATGTACTCTCCGGATTCCTGGGAAGGGAAATTAGAAACATCAGAAGGTGCCTGGAGTACATAGGAAGCTGAGAGAACAAGCGTGAATTCATGTGGCATTGGGGGAAGGATTATGGGGTGGCCCGTCGTGTGCTGCTCACATTATGGGGTGGCGTCTCTGGCGGCATCAGGGCCTCTTCGCTGGCATGGGTATGGATGCCGGACGTGTGTGTCTGTACACAGGGTGTGGAGTGTGGCAGCTTGTGTGTGGGGTTGGGGGTGTGTCTAAGAGGAAGAGGCAATGGTCTCAGTGGTGTGTGATTGGTGGCCTGATGGCTGTGATGGAGGACACGGCCCTGTGGTTCACATATGGGGTGTGCGCCAAGAATTTATATGTGTGGAGCATGGCTGTCTGCGTGCGGCAGGTAGGCCTCGGCCATCGCCCTGCTCCAGGGCTGAGGCCTGTGCTGGGGACTCTGACCTTCTCTGGACTCAAAGGCAATGGCAGAGCTGACACAGCTCCTCTCAAGGGACTCCTCTGGTCCCTTTACTCCCACCTCAAGCCCAGACCGTTCCGCCCCAGCACCTAACCTTCCCCACCATGGCTGCAAGGGGGGTCAGGGTCCCCCACACTGAGTCATGCCCTTGCACCCCTGGGCTCCTCCACAGAGGTTTGTGCTCACAAGAAATTATACAACATGTAACTTTTCCTGATTATGTGGCATGgtttgtattcattcattcactcattcattcactgaacatGGTTAGTGAGCAGCTATTATGTATTAGGGGCTAGTCCACTGTTCTTGGCCCTGGTAAATGCTGAACATGTACAGCAAATACATAATATGTCAGGTGGTGGCAAGTGTGTAAATGTTGCTAGATTTAGCAAACAAAAGTATAGGATACCAAGTGAAATAAGAATGTCAGATAAActatgaataattttttagtgtCAGTGTTCCCAAGCACTAT
It contains:
- the LOC130680348 gene encoding LOW QUALITY PROTEIN: protein FAM170A-like (The sequence of the model RefSeq protein was modified relative to this genomic sequence to represent the inferred CDS: inserted 3 bases in 2 codons) — its product is MKRQQRRKHLENKESQETSKKEGGIRRVHRGSPQPLAHPAEVQERGETDPPSQHISLLSPLSYKTCVSSLCLNKEERGMKIYYMRVQVKKEVAVCWETEEASDSLDKQPXEATLPDIVWVGTPPSDVSTRSLLSDSKPSEDEEDHEEREDSDNPPGSSDIEEGPRXKSPDWLVTMDTGFRCLACCRVFSTLGSLQEQVQYGVRKHFSCRAFHLTMAQLTGSVMAQGAQEEAEEEDKQQEENEEEHSTHKDLSTRGALSQCPGCVFNSPNDRK